TCGCGGTGAGGACGCCCATCACGATCGCGACGGTCGCCGCGTAGTTGTGCTGCTGGCCCGAGAAGGACAGCGAGTAGGTGTAGAAGTTGGGGGTGAAGTCGCTGGTGATCGCGTTCGGCGCCAGCTTCTGGAGGATGCTGGGCTCGTTGAAGAGCTGGAAGCTGCCGATGATCGAGAAGATCGTCGCGATGACGAGCGAGCTGCGGATCGCCGGCAGCTTGATGGAGGCCACCACGCGCCACTCGCCCGCGCCGTCGATGGCGGCGGCCTCGTAGAGCGAGCGCGGCACGACCTTGAGGGCCGAGTAGAAGATCAGCATGTTGTAGCCGACGAACTCCCAGGTCACGATGTTGCCGATGGAGGCGAGGACCAGGGACGGGGAGAGGGGGTCGGGCAGGTCGACGCCGAGCGCGTCGTTGACGTTGCCGACCAGGCCGAACTGCGTGCCGTACATGAAGCCCCAGATCAGGCTGGCGACGACCGCGGGAACGGCGTACGGCAGGAAGA
The DNA window shown above is from Streptomyces vietnamensis and carries:
- a CDS encoding carbohydrate ABC transporter permease, producing the protein MTTLSTRAAAAPPPRTRPRLRLRKEALVGWGFAGPFVAVFALVFLAPIGYALYLSLFQDRLIGGTSFVGLDNYREALTDARFWEGLTKVGLFLLVQVPVMLGIALLVALAIDSGRLYGKTFFRVSVFLPYAVPAVVASLIWGFMYGTQFGLVGNVNDALGVDLPDPLSPSLVLASIGNIVTWEFVGYNMLIFYSALKVVPRSLYEAAAIDGAGEWRVVASIKLPAIRSSLVIATIFSIIGSFQLFNEPSILQKLAPNAITSDFTPNFYTYSLSFSGQQHNYAATVAIVMGVLTAIIAYAVQLRGMRKG